Below is a genomic region from Cellulomonas sp. P24.
AAGGGCAAACCCGCCGCGAGGTGGGGACGCAAAGCCACGGGACCGTGACGGTCAGCCGGGCTGCCGAACGTCAGGAGAACCATCATGGCCACAGGCCTTCTCAACACCAGCAGCTACACGCCCCGCGTCGACGCGCTTCTGACGCCTGGCGAGGTCGCCGTGCTGTTCCACGTCGACCCGAAGACGGTCACCCGCTGGGCCAACGCCGGCAAGCTCACCTCGGTCCGGACCCTCGGCGGCCACCGCCGGTTCCGCGAGGCAGAGGTTCGCGGCCTCCTCAGCGGCATCCCCACGCAGGCGTCGGGCGAATAACTCACTCACGCGAAGCCGGTCGGTCCTCGGACCGACCGGCTTCGTCGTGCTCGGCATGCATCTGCTCGGCATGCATCTGCTCCGCGCGCATCTGCTCCGCGCGCATCTGCTCGGCACGCATCTGCTCCGCGCGCGCCCGCTCAGCGCGGCGCATGTCCACGGTGAGCTCGTCGACCACGAGCGTCGCCGAGGGGACCTTCCCGGTGCGGTAGCCGGCGCGGCC
It encodes:
- a CDS encoding BldC family transcriptional regulator; this translates as MATGLLNTSSYTPRVDALLTPGEVAVLFHVDPKTVTRWANAGKLTSVRTLGGHRRFREAEVRGLLSGIPTQASGE